A section of the Scleropages formosus chromosome 12, fSclFor1.1, whole genome shotgun sequence genome encodes:
- the smarcal1 gene encoding SWI/SNF-related matrix-associated actin-dependent regulator of chromatin subfamily A-like protein 1 isoform X1: MSVYLTAEQQQRIEENRRRAQARRAERLAQAVSQQVPGLGGGASGGPLQVHSSAQPPRLPPPPPDPGTSCRPKVSEPGRVKVVDPLSPAKASKATDSDGKRPVRGHRVATVSARLQPAVTKGRCVYHAVDRFRVEVGYNAELIMLFKNIPSRVYDPVTKMWNFCLEDYHHLMEAVRGVASVSLQGLEGAHRPATTQNALLNLCQGWQKPGATVRGHCVLLTCSRFEVDLPYHADAIGAFKLLPSKNYDMKTRKWNFLLEDYRKLMQTLASLPLVEVEPLPRAVVQAFGLQFERSHSHLPEVPDADLSSVDPTLSHSLMPFQHDGVSFAVYQGGRLLLADDMGLGKTVQAICIAAVYRQEWPLLVVAPSSVRFTWAEAFMRWLPSLQPDSINVVLKGKDNVRAGLVNIISYDLLSKVEKPVAARPFNVLIMDESHFLKNMKTARCKAALPLLKAARRVILLSGTPAMSRPVELYTQIAAVRPTFFPRFHDFGLRYCDAKQMPWGWDYSGSSNLVELKLLLEESVMLRRLKSEVLSQLPAKLRKVVTITIDGANTRTKTALSAAAKELSNCNRSKVREKEVLLVYFNHTAEAKTGAVTEYILDLLECGRDKFLVFAHHKLLLDAVSRELEDKGVAYIRIDGSTPSAERQTLCHRFQFSESRCVALLSITAANMGVTLHSATLVVFAELFWNPGVLIQAEDRVHRIGQTSNVDIHYLVARGTADDYLWPLIQEKMDVLKQAGLSESNLMESAESASFRSKEPEQRTITEMFQTSFTEENDVDEDTLLKAASEWEECDTGNASEQTLSAEPESPWKKRCTEGDFCSESLY; the protein is encoded by the exons ATGTCGGTCTATCTGAccgctgagcagcagcagcgcatcGAGGAGAACCGCCGGAGGGCACAGGCCAGGAGGGCTGAGAGGTTGGCGCAGGCTGTGTCACAGCAGGTGCCAGGGCTGGGAGGCGGAGCCTCAGGAGGCCCCCTGCAGGTGCACTCCTCCGCCCAGCCCCCCCGCCTTCCTCCGCCACCACCAGACCCTGGAACGAGCTGCCGGCCCAAGGTGTCCGAGCCAGGGCGG GTGAAGGTAGTAGATCCTCTTTCGCCGGCCAAAGCGTCAAAAGCGACAGACAGCGACGGCAAACGGCCGGTCCGCGGTCATCGTGTAGCGACCGTCAGTGCCCGCCTACAGCCTGCAGTCACCAAAGGCAGGTGTGTGTATCACGCGGTCGACCGGTTCAGAGTGGAGGTGGGCTACAACGCGGAGCTCATCATGCTTTTTAAGAACATCCCCTCTCGGGTTTACG ACCCTGTGACCAAGATGTGGAATTTTTGCTTGGAGGATTATCACCACCTCA TGGAGGCGGTGAGGGGCGTGGCCTCTGTGTCGCTGCAGGGCCTGGAAGGGGCGCATAGACCGGCCACAACTCAGAATGCACTGCTGAACCTGTGCCAAGGCTGGCAGAAGCCCGGCGCCACGGTGCGCGGCCACTGCGTCCTGCTCACCTGCTCGCGCTTTGAGGTGGACCTGCCGTACCATGCGGATGCCATCGGTGCCTTCAAACTGCTGCCATCCAAGAACTATG ATATGAAGACAAGAAAATGGAATTTCCTTTTGGAGGATTACAGGAAGCTGA TGCAGACCCTGGCCTCCCTTCCATTGGTGGAGGTGGAGCCCCTCCCTAGGGCTGTTGTGCAGGCCTTTGGCCTGCAGTTTGAGCGGAGTCACTCGCACCTCCCTGAAGTCCCTGATGCAGATCTGTCCAGTGTGGACCCCACACTGAGTCACAGCCTGATGCCCTTCCAGCACGATGGAGTCAG TTTTGCTGTGTACCAGGGCGGCCGTCTGCTCTTGGCTGATGACATGGGTCTGGGGAAGACTGTGCAGGCCATCTGCATAGCAGCTGTGTACCGGCAGGAGTGGCCGCTGTTGGTCGTAGCTCCCTCTTCAGTGCGCTTCACCTGGGCAGAG GCGTTCATGCGATGGCtaccctccctccagcctgacAGCATCAATGTGGTACTGAAGGGAAAGGACAACGTGCGTGCTGGTCTCGTCAACATCATCAGCTACGACCTGCTCAGTAAAGTGGAAAAGCCAGTGGCTGCCAGGCCCTTCAACGTACTCATTATG GACGAGTCCCACTTTCTGAAGAACATGAAGACTGCGCGCTGCAAGGCCGCCCTGCCATTGCTCAAG GCTGCCCGCAGGGTAATCCTGTTGTCGGGCACACCGGCCATGTCGCGGCCCGTTGAACTCTACACCCAGATTGCAGCTGTGAGACCCACCTTCTTCCCTCGGTTCCACGACTTTGGGCTGCGCTATTGCGACGCCAAGCAG ATGCCCTGGGGCTGGGACTACTCGGGCTCCTCCAACCTGGTGGAGCTCAAGCTGCTGCTCGAGGAGTCAGTAATGCTCCGCCGCCTCAAGTCAGAGGTTCTCTCACAGCTCCCGGCTAAGCTACGCAAGGTGGTCACCATAACAATAGATGGCGCAAACACCCGCACTAAAACCGCGCTCAGCGCCGCCGCCAAGGAGCTGAGCAACTGCAACCGGAGC AAAGTGCGTGAGAAAGAGGTTCTTCTAGTGTACTTCAACCACACTGCGGAGGCCAAGACTGGTGCTGTCAC AGAATACATCCTGGACCTGCTGGAGTGTGGCAGGGACAAGTTCCTTGTGTTTGCTCACCACAAGCTCCTGCTGGATGCTGTCAGTAGAGAGCTTGAGGACAAG GGCGTCGCCTACATCCGCATCGACGGCTCCACGCCTTCGGCAGAGCGCCAGACGCTATGTCACAGGTTCCAGTTCTCCGAGAGCAGATGCGTGGCGCTTCTGTCCATCACAGCGGCCAACATGGGCGTGACCCTGCACTCGGCCACACTTGTCGTGTTTGCCGAGCTCTTCTGGAACCCAGGG GTGTTAATACAGGCGGAGGACAGAGTACATCGCATTGGACAGACAAGCAATGTGGACATCCACTACCTGGTGGCCAGAGGCACTGCTGATGACTACCTGTG GCCCCTGATCCAGGAGAAGATGGATGTGCTGAAGCAAGCTGGTCTCTCGGAGTCCAACCTCATGGAAAGTGCAGAATCGGCCAGTTTCCGCTCCAAG GAGCCAGAGCAGCGGACGATCACCGAGATGTTCCAGACGTCCTTCACTGAGGAGAACGATGTGGACGAGGACACCCTGCTGAAGGCAGCCAGCGAATGGGAAGAGTGTGACACAGGAAATGCTTCTGAACAGACATTAAGTGCTGAGCCAGAAAGCCCCTGGAAGAAACGATGTACTGAGGGTGACTTCTGCAGTGAGTCTTTATATTAA
- the smarcal1 gene encoding SWI/SNF-related matrix-associated actin-dependent regulator of chromatin subfamily A-like protein 1 isoform X2: MWNFCLEDYHHLMEAVRGVASVSLQGLEGAHRPATTQNALLNLCQGWQKPGATVRGHCVLLTCSRFEVDLPYHADAIGAFKLLPSKNYDMKTRKWNFLLEDYRKLMQTLASLPLVEVEPLPRAVVQAFGLQFERSHSHLPEVPDADLSSVDPTLSHSLMPFQHDGVSFAVYQGGRLLLADDMGLGKTVQAICIAAVYRQEWPLLVVAPSSVRFTWAEAFMRWLPSLQPDSINVVLKGKDNVRAGLVNIISYDLLSKVEKPVAARPFNVLIMDESHFLKNMKTARCKAALPLLKAARRVILLSGTPAMSRPVELYTQIAAVRPTFFPRFHDFGLRYCDAKQMPWGWDYSGSSNLVELKLLLEESVMLRRLKSEVLSQLPAKLRKVVTITIDGANTRTKTALSAAAKELSNCNRSKVREKEVLLVYFNHTAEAKTGAVTEYILDLLECGRDKFLVFAHHKLLLDAVSRELEDKGVAYIRIDGSTPSAERQTLCHRFQFSESRCVALLSITAANMGVTLHSATLVVFAELFWNPGVLIQAEDRVHRIGQTSNVDIHYLVARGTADDYLWPLIQEKMDVLKQAGLSESNLMESAESASFRSKEPEQRTITEMFQTSFTEENDVDEDTLLKAASEWEECDTGNASEQTLSAEPESPWKKRCTEGDFCSESLY, from the exons ATGTGGAATTTTTGCTTGGAGGATTATCACCACCTCA TGGAGGCGGTGAGGGGCGTGGCCTCTGTGTCGCTGCAGGGCCTGGAAGGGGCGCATAGACCGGCCACAACTCAGAATGCACTGCTGAACCTGTGCCAAGGCTGGCAGAAGCCCGGCGCCACGGTGCGCGGCCACTGCGTCCTGCTCACCTGCTCGCGCTTTGAGGTGGACCTGCCGTACCATGCGGATGCCATCGGTGCCTTCAAACTGCTGCCATCCAAGAACTATG ATATGAAGACAAGAAAATGGAATTTCCTTTTGGAGGATTACAGGAAGCTGA TGCAGACCCTGGCCTCCCTTCCATTGGTGGAGGTGGAGCCCCTCCCTAGGGCTGTTGTGCAGGCCTTTGGCCTGCAGTTTGAGCGGAGTCACTCGCACCTCCCTGAAGTCCCTGATGCAGATCTGTCCAGTGTGGACCCCACACTGAGTCACAGCCTGATGCCCTTCCAGCACGATGGAGTCAG TTTTGCTGTGTACCAGGGCGGCCGTCTGCTCTTGGCTGATGACATGGGTCTGGGGAAGACTGTGCAGGCCATCTGCATAGCAGCTGTGTACCGGCAGGAGTGGCCGCTGTTGGTCGTAGCTCCCTCTTCAGTGCGCTTCACCTGGGCAGAG GCGTTCATGCGATGGCtaccctccctccagcctgacAGCATCAATGTGGTACTGAAGGGAAAGGACAACGTGCGTGCTGGTCTCGTCAACATCATCAGCTACGACCTGCTCAGTAAAGTGGAAAAGCCAGTGGCTGCCAGGCCCTTCAACGTACTCATTATG GACGAGTCCCACTTTCTGAAGAACATGAAGACTGCGCGCTGCAAGGCCGCCCTGCCATTGCTCAAG GCTGCCCGCAGGGTAATCCTGTTGTCGGGCACACCGGCCATGTCGCGGCCCGTTGAACTCTACACCCAGATTGCAGCTGTGAGACCCACCTTCTTCCCTCGGTTCCACGACTTTGGGCTGCGCTATTGCGACGCCAAGCAG ATGCCCTGGGGCTGGGACTACTCGGGCTCCTCCAACCTGGTGGAGCTCAAGCTGCTGCTCGAGGAGTCAGTAATGCTCCGCCGCCTCAAGTCAGAGGTTCTCTCACAGCTCCCGGCTAAGCTACGCAAGGTGGTCACCATAACAATAGATGGCGCAAACACCCGCACTAAAACCGCGCTCAGCGCCGCCGCCAAGGAGCTGAGCAACTGCAACCGGAGC AAAGTGCGTGAGAAAGAGGTTCTTCTAGTGTACTTCAACCACACTGCGGAGGCCAAGACTGGTGCTGTCAC AGAATACATCCTGGACCTGCTGGAGTGTGGCAGGGACAAGTTCCTTGTGTTTGCTCACCACAAGCTCCTGCTGGATGCTGTCAGTAGAGAGCTTGAGGACAAG GGCGTCGCCTACATCCGCATCGACGGCTCCACGCCTTCGGCAGAGCGCCAGACGCTATGTCACAGGTTCCAGTTCTCCGAGAGCAGATGCGTGGCGCTTCTGTCCATCACAGCGGCCAACATGGGCGTGACCCTGCACTCGGCCACACTTGTCGTGTTTGCCGAGCTCTTCTGGAACCCAGGG GTGTTAATACAGGCGGAGGACAGAGTACATCGCATTGGACAGACAAGCAATGTGGACATCCACTACCTGGTGGCCAGAGGCACTGCTGATGACTACCTGTG GCCCCTGATCCAGGAGAAGATGGATGTGCTGAAGCAAGCTGGTCTCTCGGAGTCCAACCTCATGGAAAGTGCAGAATCGGCCAGTTTCCGCTCCAAG GAGCCAGAGCAGCGGACGATCACCGAGATGTTCCAGACGTCCTTCACTGAGGAGAACGATGTGGACGAGGACACCCTGCTGAAGGCAGCCAGCGAATGGGAAGAGTGTGACACAGGAAATGCTTCTGAACAGACATTAAGTGCTGAGCCAGAAAGCCCCTGGAAGAAACGATGTACTGAGGGTGACTTCTGCAGTGAGTCTTTATATTAA
- the LOC108929098 gene encoding thioredoxin domain-containing protein 3 homolog isoform X1 codes for MAGKKKEVKLQVAVTNQEQWDHMLATKGLTVVDVHQQWCGPCQAVLSLFRKIKNELGDDLLHFAMAEADSVDTLKGYRGNCEPTFLFYAGGELVGVLRGANGPLLQKMVVEELAQERKVLEQGGERRVVTDEALTDKADTETTQVKRSEEEVPVPAGKPYTVALIKPDAVAHGKAPEILMTVQDAGFEILAQEERALSRAEAEHLYEHRAAEPYFEELVQHMSSGPCLALLVSRPEELGDVVLALREFIGPPSTEEARRLFPNRCGTPSHARPSPPPRLGSVRAQFGSDAPYSAVHSSANRARASRELELFFPTSTLSLAEYGPKEDAVERTLALILAPVPRESRDEILQHIHDAGFSVAVEREAVLTEEEVRLLYREELEEDYFPTLLGNTLSGPLLALVLVGPAAVQRWKTMLGPKDVEQAQRDAPDSLGARFAVSGEALSQLYGSRSAEDAEREIQLLFPAEQTLAFIKPDAMQEHRGKILEEIQRSGFNVVQAKEMVLSASMAGLLYRGLEEQPFFNMLVKFMCSGPSMVLVLSRYNAVEEWRVMMGPTNPSQAMDTAPGSLRARFSKDILQNAVHGSSNAQRAAEEIRALFRKEPHDEGGRGSEQELSQAASEGDGTTASQEALADTVGLDSGQPVQGLKRSPQADAVMGEPAAQGGGAAP; via the exons ATGGCGGGGAAAAAGAAGGAAGTGAAGTTGCAG GTGGCTGTGACCAACCAGGAGCAGTGGGACCACATGCTGGCGACCAAAGGACTGACGG TGGTGGACGTCCATCAACAGTGGTGCGGACCCTGCCAGGCAGTCCTCAGCCTCTTCCGCAAGATCAAGAACGAGCTGGGAGACGACCTGCTGCATTTCGCCATG GCAGAGGCTGACAGTGTTGACACCTTGAAGGGATACAGAGGGAACTGCGAACCCACATTTCTCTTCTACGCT GGTGGAGAGCTGGTCGGGGTGTTGCGGGGGGCCAACGGACCCCTCCTGCAGAAGATGGTGGTGGAGGAACTGGCCCAAGAGAGGAAGGTGCTGGAGCAGGGAGGGGAACGAAGGGTG GTGACCGATGAGGCGCTCACGGACAAAGCGGACACGGAGACCACGCAGGTTAAGCGATCTGAGGAGGAAGTGCCGG TTCCGGCTGGGAAACCGTACACTGTGGCTCTTATTAAACCGGATGCGGTGGCTCATGGCAAAGCCCCTGAGATCCTTATGACG GTGCAGGACGCCGGATTTGAGATCCTGGCCCAGGAGGAGCGCGCACTGAGCAGGGCTGAAGCCGAGCATCTCTACGAGCACAGGGCTGCCGAG CCCTACTTCGAGGAGCTCGTGCAGCACATGTCCAGCGGGCCCTGCCTCGCTCTCCTTGTGTCTCGGCCTGAGGAGCTGGGCGACGTCGTCCTGGCGCTGCGCGAGTTCATTGGGCCGCCTTCCACGGAGGAGGCCAGGAGGCTCTTTCCCAACAG GTGCGGAACACCGTCTCACGCTcgcccctctccccctccacgGCTGGGCAGCGTGCGTGCGCAGTTTGGCAGCGACGCCCCCTATAGTGCCGTCCACAGCAGTGCCAACCGAGCGCGGGCCAGCAGGGAGCTCGAGCTCTTCTTCCCTACATCCACGCTCTCCCTCGCCGAGTACGGGCCGAAGGAGGACGCCGTGGAGCGGACCCTGGCGCTCATCCTCGCACCGGTGCCCCGAGAGAGCAGAG ACGAGATCCTCCAGCACATCCATGATGCTGGCTTCAGCGTAGCCGTGGAGAGGGAGGCGGTGCTCACGGAGGAAGAGGTGCGGTTGCTTTAccgggaggagctggaggaggactaCTTTCCCACACTCCTGGGAAACACGCTGAG CGGGCCCCTGTTGGCGCTCGTCCTCGTCGGACCGGCTGCAGTACAGCGGTGGAAGACCATGCTGGGCCCGAAGGATGTGGAGCAGGCTCAGAGGGACGCCCCTGACAG CCTAGGAGCCCGCTTTGCGGTGTCTGGCGAAGCCCTCAGCCAGCTTTACGGGAGCCGCAGTGCCGAGGACGCCGAACGCGAGATCCAGCTGCTCTTCCCGGCCGAGCAGACGCTGGCTTTCATCAAACCGGACGCCATGCAGGAGCACAGAG GGAAGATCCTGGAGGAGATCCAGCGCAGCGGCTTTAACGTCGTCCAGGCGAAGGAGATGGTGCTGAGCGCCAGCATGGCCGGACTGCTGTACCGCGGCCTCGAGGAGCAGCCCTTCTTCAACATGCTCGTCAAGTTCATGTGCAG CGGACCCAGCATGGTGCTGGTGCTGAGTCGATACAACGCTGTCGAGGAGTGGAGGGTCATGATGGGTCCCACAAACCCGAGCCAGGCCATGGACACGGCTCCAGGCTCCCTGCGAGCGCGGTTCTCCAAGGACATCCTGCAGAACGCGGTGCACGGCTCTTCCAACGCCCAGAGAGCCGCAGAGGAGATCCGCGCTCTGTTTCGGAAGGAGCCGCATGACGAGGGGG GGAGGGGGAGCGAGCAAGAGCTGAGTCAAGCCGCCTCTGAGGGGGACGGGACGACGGCATCACAGGAGGCCCTCGCTGACA CTGTGGGGCTGGACAGCGGGCAGCCTGTGCAGGGCCTCAAGAGAAGCCCGCAAGCTGACGCAGTGATGGGAGAGCCTGCAGCTCAAGGAGGCG GCGCAGCCCCCTGA
- the LOC108929098 gene encoding thioredoxin domain-containing protein 3 homolog isoform X2, whose translation MAGKKKEVKLQVAVTNQEQWDHMLATKGLTVVDVHQQWCGPCQAVLSLFRKIKNELGDDLLHFAMAEADSVDTLKGYRGNCEPTFLFYAGGELVGVLRGANGPLLQKMVVEELAQERKVLEQGGERRVVTDEALTDKADTETTQVKRSEEEVPVPAGKPYTVALIKPDAVAHGKAPEILMTVQDAGFEILAQEERALSRAEAEHLYEHRAAEPYFEELVQHMSSGPCLALLVSRPEELGDVVLALREFIGPPSTEEARRLFPNSVRAQFGSDAPYSAVHSSANRARASRELELFFPTSTLSLAEYGPKEDAVERTLALILAPVPRESRDEILQHIHDAGFSVAVEREAVLTEEEVRLLYREELEEDYFPTLLGNTLSGPLLALVLVGPAAVQRWKTMLGPKDVEQAQRDAPDSLGARFAVSGEALSQLYGSRSAEDAEREIQLLFPAEQTLAFIKPDAMQEHRGKILEEIQRSGFNVVQAKEMVLSASMAGLLYRGLEEQPFFNMLVKFMCSGPSMVLVLSRYNAVEEWRVMMGPTNPSQAMDTAPGSLRARFSKDILQNAVHGSSNAQRAAEEIRALFRKEPHDEGGRGSEQELSQAASEGDGTTASQEALADTVGLDSGQPVQGLKRSPQADAVMGEPAAQGGGAAP comes from the exons ATGGCGGGGAAAAAGAAGGAAGTGAAGTTGCAG GTGGCTGTGACCAACCAGGAGCAGTGGGACCACATGCTGGCGACCAAAGGACTGACGG TGGTGGACGTCCATCAACAGTGGTGCGGACCCTGCCAGGCAGTCCTCAGCCTCTTCCGCAAGATCAAGAACGAGCTGGGAGACGACCTGCTGCATTTCGCCATG GCAGAGGCTGACAGTGTTGACACCTTGAAGGGATACAGAGGGAACTGCGAACCCACATTTCTCTTCTACGCT GGTGGAGAGCTGGTCGGGGTGTTGCGGGGGGCCAACGGACCCCTCCTGCAGAAGATGGTGGTGGAGGAACTGGCCCAAGAGAGGAAGGTGCTGGAGCAGGGAGGGGAACGAAGGGTG GTGACCGATGAGGCGCTCACGGACAAAGCGGACACGGAGACCACGCAGGTTAAGCGATCTGAGGAGGAAGTGCCGG TTCCGGCTGGGAAACCGTACACTGTGGCTCTTATTAAACCGGATGCGGTGGCTCATGGCAAAGCCCCTGAGATCCTTATGACG GTGCAGGACGCCGGATTTGAGATCCTGGCCCAGGAGGAGCGCGCACTGAGCAGGGCTGAAGCCGAGCATCTCTACGAGCACAGGGCTGCCGAG CCCTACTTCGAGGAGCTCGTGCAGCACATGTCCAGCGGGCCCTGCCTCGCTCTCCTTGTGTCTCGGCCTGAGGAGCTGGGCGACGTCGTCCTGGCGCTGCGCGAGTTCATTGGGCCGCCTTCCACGGAGGAGGCCAGGAGGCTCTTTCCCAACAG CGTGCGTGCGCAGTTTGGCAGCGACGCCCCCTATAGTGCCGTCCACAGCAGTGCCAACCGAGCGCGGGCCAGCAGGGAGCTCGAGCTCTTCTTCCCTACATCCACGCTCTCCCTCGCCGAGTACGGGCCGAAGGAGGACGCCGTGGAGCGGACCCTGGCGCTCATCCTCGCACCGGTGCCCCGAGAGAGCAGAG ACGAGATCCTCCAGCACATCCATGATGCTGGCTTCAGCGTAGCCGTGGAGAGGGAGGCGGTGCTCACGGAGGAAGAGGTGCGGTTGCTTTAccgggaggagctggaggaggactaCTTTCCCACACTCCTGGGAAACACGCTGAG CGGGCCCCTGTTGGCGCTCGTCCTCGTCGGACCGGCTGCAGTACAGCGGTGGAAGACCATGCTGGGCCCGAAGGATGTGGAGCAGGCTCAGAGGGACGCCCCTGACAG CCTAGGAGCCCGCTTTGCGGTGTCTGGCGAAGCCCTCAGCCAGCTTTACGGGAGCCGCAGTGCCGAGGACGCCGAACGCGAGATCCAGCTGCTCTTCCCGGCCGAGCAGACGCTGGCTTTCATCAAACCGGACGCCATGCAGGAGCACAGAG GGAAGATCCTGGAGGAGATCCAGCGCAGCGGCTTTAACGTCGTCCAGGCGAAGGAGATGGTGCTGAGCGCCAGCATGGCCGGACTGCTGTACCGCGGCCTCGAGGAGCAGCCCTTCTTCAACATGCTCGTCAAGTTCATGTGCAG CGGACCCAGCATGGTGCTGGTGCTGAGTCGATACAACGCTGTCGAGGAGTGGAGGGTCATGATGGGTCCCACAAACCCGAGCCAGGCCATGGACACGGCTCCAGGCTCCCTGCGAGCGCGGTTCTCCAAGGACATCCTGCAGAACGCGGTGCACGGCTCTTCCAACGCCCAGAGAGCCGCAGAGGAGATCCGCGCTCTGTTTCGGAAGGAGCCGCATGACGAGGGGG GGAGGGGGAGCGAGCAAGAGCTGAGTCAAGCCGCCTCTGAGGGGGACGGGACGACGGCATCACAGGAGGCCCTCGCTGACA CTGTGGGGCTGGACAGCGGGCAGCCTGTGCAGGGCCTCAAGAGAAGCCCGCAAGCTGACGCAGTGATGGGAGAGCCTGCAGCTCAAGGAGGCG GCGCAGCCCCCTGA